DNA sequence from the Vicia villosa cultivar HV-30 ecotype Madison, WI linkage group LG3, Vvil1.0, whole genome shotgun sequence genome:
GACTACTCTGAAAATTCAATACGTCTTGGATCCTGACTTGGAGGAAATTCCAGAACCCACTCCAGATGACACCAATGAAATaaaaaaggagagaaagaaaCGTAAGGAAGATGAATTGCTATGCCGTGGACACATTCTGAACACATTATCCGATCGTCTCTATGATCTCTACACTGATACCGCATCTGCAAAGGAAATCTGGAAGgcacttgaattcaaatttaaagcCGAAGAAGAAGGTACGAAAAAGTTCTTAATATCTAAATACTTTGACTTTAAAATGTTGGATTCGAAGCCTATTCTTGCACAAGTACACGAGTTACAGGTTCTCGTGAATAAAATAAAGGCCGTAAAAATTGATGTCCCTGAGGCTTGCCAAGTCGGTGCAATAATAGCAAAATTGCCACCTTCATGGaaaggatacagaaagaaattgctgcaTAGTTCCGAGGATCTCTCGTTGGAGAAACTTCAGAAACACCTTCGAATCGAGGAAGAAACGAAGGATCGTGAAAAGACCGAGTCCGCTGGATTTGCAAAGGCAAATGCTGTTGctgcaaagggaaagaaaaagTATGATGGCACAAAAAACCATCTTGGTCCAAAGAAAGATCATAACAAGTTCAAAAACTCTGGCGGACAAAAGGGTACTAAAAATGGATGATATGCATGTGGCAAACCCGGACATTATGCTCGAGATTGCAGGCACAACAGGCCCAAAACTGAGGTTAATGCTGTTCATGCAAATGACGACATAATCGCAACTGTAAGCGAAATTATGGCCATCAAAGGAAAAGTCCAAGGATGGTGGTATGACACATGTGCAACTGTACATGTCTCTTATGATAAAGCGACATTCAAAACCTATACCGAAGTCAATGATGGACAGGAAGTGCAAATGGGCAATGAAGTCCGATCAAGAGTCGTTGGAACAAGATCCGTCGAACTCAACTTCACCTCTGGAAAGAAAGTCACTCTTATCAATGTTCTTCATGTTACCGACATGAATAGAAACCTCGTTAGTGGGAAAACCGGGCATTAAATCTGTATATGAATCGGGAAAATTAATATTGACCCGTAATGGTATATTTATaggaaaaggatattccgctgagggaatgatcaaactatgtactaccgataatattattaatgaaatttctaattctgcttatatgcttgaatctatttcattatggcactctagattagcacatattggtattagtactatgaatagactaataaaatctggattgatatcatgtaacattcatgatttcggaaaatgcgaaatatgtgttaagtctaaaatgattaagaaacctttcaaaagtgttgaaagaaaaacaaatgttcTTGATCTTGTGCACTCTGACTTGTGTGAATTCAATGGAATGTTAACCCGTGGGGGAAATCGTTAGTTTATaacatttattgatgattgttCTAGATTCACACATGTATACCTCTTAAAGCATAAAGGCGATGCCTTTAATGCTTTCAAAACATATAAAGCAGAAGtcgaaaatcaattaagtactaCAATAAAAGTACTTAGAAGTGATAGAGGCGGTGAATACTTCTCGGCAGAATTTGATGCATATTGTGAAGAATATGGCATAATACATGA
Encoded proteins:
- the LOC131658150 gene encoding uncharacterized protein LOC131658150 — translated: MATDASVSSIKLMNQDLVKLDRFDGTNYTRWQDKMTFLLTTLKIQYVLDPDLEEIPEPTPDDTNEIKKERKKRKEDELLCRGHILNTLSDRLYDLYTDTASAKEIWKALEFKFKAEEEGTKKFLISKYFDFKMLDSKPILAQVHELQVLVNKIKAVKIDVPEACQVGAIIAKLPPSWKGYRKKLLHSSEDLSLEKLQKHLRIEEETKDREKTESAGFAKANAVAAKGKKKYDGTKNHLGPKKDHNKFKNSGGQKGTKNG